A stretch of Thermoproteales archaeon DNA encodes these proteins:
- a CDS encoding YhbY family RNA-binding protein gives MEANIVVRIGKKGITDELVAELDSVLKKHGMVKVKLLKNFREIHGIDREEVAQILAEKLKAKIIEIRGFTITLKRTKTKILEKRK, from the coding sequence ATGGAGGCAAATATCGTTGTAAGAATTGGTAAAAAAGGCATCACAGACGAACTAGTTGCAGAACTAGATAGTGTTTTGAAAAAGCATGGAATGGTTAAAGTAAAGCTATTAAAAAATTTTAGAGAAATTCATGGAATTGACCGTGAAGAAGTTGCCCAAATACTCGCCGAAAAGCTAAAAGCGAAAATAATTGAGATTAGAGGCTTTACGATAACACTAAAAAGAACTAAGACAAAAATTCTTGAAAAGAGAAAATAA